A genome region from Erigeron canadensis isolate Cc75 chromosome 3, C_canadensis_v1, whole genome shotgun sequence includes the following:
- the LOC122592022 gene encoding uncharacterized protein LOC122592022, which produces MHNRYITGTWLSMVKELENNKVQGVSLNLLFKVVVGNGRAVKFWLDPWVLPEPLLMGFPLLFALEKRKSCLVAKRVGFEGRWDWYRRPRSEAEIKEWRRLCRLLDEVSLNSNTDSWKWRGDEKHGFSVKGMKKLLIKEKDFSDKLIFKWVRWVPKKCNIFVWKAVMDRVPTMVSLQARNCFTGDVNCGMCNMGPESIDHLLCHCHIAIEVWNAVSFWCHTAPIFFFDVKDIVDIHKHVGAGKEKRKILKGIVWTTCWCIWKAKNDRRFNEIEANPVEIIHNIKSLGFLWFKSRSQRKGISWEKWYKFDVC; this is translated from the coding sequence ATGCATAACAGGTACATTACTGGAACCTGGTTGTCTATGGTGAAAGAACTAGAAAATAATAAGGTTCAGGGGGTTAGTTTGAATCTGCTATTTAAAGTTGTGGTTGGTAACGGGCGGGCTGTGAAGTTTTGGCTTGATCCTTGGGTCTTACCAGAACCACTTCTGATGGGGTTCCCATTACTGTTCGctttggaaaaaagaaaaagttgccTAGTTGCTAAAAGGGTTGGATTCGAGGGCCGTTGGGACTGGTACAGGAGACCCAGAAGTGAAGCTGAAATTAAGGAATGGAGAAGGTTATGTAGACTTCTGGATGAAGTTTCTTTAAACTCAAATACGGATAGCTGGAAGTGGAGGGGTGACGAGAAACATGGGTTCTCGGTCAAAGGCATGAAAAAGCTTTTGATCAAGGAAAAGGATTTTAGTGATAAATTGATCTTTAAATGGGTTAGATGGGTTCCGAAGAAGTGTAATATCTTTGTGTGGAAAGCGGTAATGGATAGAGTCCCTACCATGGTTTCACTCCAGGCTCGTAACTGTTTTACGGGGGATGTGAACTGTGGGATGTGTAACATGGGGCCGGAAAGTATTGATCATTTGTTATGTCATTGCCATATCGCCATTGAGGTATGGAACGCGGTGAGCTTTTGGTGTCACACAGCACCAATTTTCTTCTTCGATGTAAAAGATATTGTGGACATACACAAACATGTTGGTGCAGGGAAAGAGAAAAGGAAGATCTTGAAAGGCATTGTTTGGACGACGTGTTGGTGTATTTGGAAAGCTAAGAACGATAGAAGATTCAATGAGATTGAGGCTAACCCAGTGGAGATTATTCACAACATCAAAAGTCTTGGTTTTTTATGGTTTAAGAGTAGGTCACAAAGGAAAGGAATTAGTTGGGAGAAGTGGTACAAATTTGATGTTTGTTAA
- the LOC122593394 gene encoding 3-oxoacyl-[acyl-carrier-protein] reductase FabG-like, with the protein MANIPIISSVASNSMEPWHNIQDKVVMVTGASSGLGRDFCLDLAKAGCKIVAAARRKDRLVSLCDEINRMSSDNVRAVAVELDVSAKGPHIEAAVKKAWEAFGHIDGLINNAGVRGTVHSPLDLSEEEWDSTMGTNLTGTWLVSKYVCRCMRDAKQGGSIINISSIAGLDRGQLPGSLAYSASKTGVNALTKVMAIELGMYKIRVNSINPGLFRSEITEGLMEKNWLDNVAKRSCPLRTFGTADPALTRLARYLIHDSSQYVSGNIFIVDAGATLPGVPIFSSL; encoded by the exons atggccaATATTCCAATAATAAGTAGTGTAGCTTCCAATTCAATGGAGCCGTGGCATAACATACAAGATAAAGTTGTGATGGTCACGGGAGCATCATCTGGGCTTGGTCGAGATTTCTGTCTAGACTTGGCTAAAGCCGGTTGCAAAATTGTGGCGGCTGCTCGGAGGAAAGACAGACTTGTGTCTTTATGCGACGAGATAAATAGAATGTCGTCGGATAATGTTCGAGCGGTGGCGGTTGAACTGGATGTGAGTGCAAAAGGTCCCCACATTGAGGCAGCGGTGAAAAAGGCGTGGGAGGCATttggtcatattgatggtttgataaatAATGCAGGGGTTAGAG GTACCGTTCATAGTCCATTGGACTTATCTGAAGAAGAATGGGACAGTACCATGGGAACAAACCTAACCGGAACATGGTTGGTATCCAAGTACGTTTGTAGATGCATGCGTGATGCCAAACAAGGAGGTTCAATCATAAATATCTCATCTATTGCGGGTCTTGATCGTGGTCAACTACCTGGAAGTTTAGCTTATTCTGCTTCAAAGACAGGTGTTAATGCATTGACTAAGGTAATGGCTATCGAATTGGGTATGTACAAAATCAGGGTGAACTCAATCAATCCGGGGCTTTTTAGGTCTGAGATTACCGAAGGTTTAATGGAAAAAAATTGGCTCGACAATGTGGCCAAAAGAAGTTGTCCTTTGAGAACATTCGGCACAGCTGATCCAGCCTTGACCAGATTAGCAAGGTATTTGATCCACGACTCGTCTCAATACGTAAGTGGCAATATCTTCATTGTCGATGCAGGTGCTACCTTACCCGGTGTCCCGATTTTTTCTTCACTCTAA